From a single Sinorhizobium sp. RAC02 genomic region:
- a CDS encoding ligase-associated DNA damage response exonuclease, which translates to MKPDQLLKPAPAGLYCPAGDFYIDPVRPVARALITHGHSDHARAGHGAVLATRETLDIMAIRYGEDFCGTMQAAAFGERIDLNGVTVSFHPAGHVLGSAQIAVEKDGLRIVASGDYKRGADPTCVAYEPVPCDVFITEATFGLPVFHHPEPKAEMGKLLTSLRQFPERSHLVGAYSLGKSQRVIRLLRDCGYDAPIYIHGSLARLCDYYVSRDIDLGDLRPATLEKGDPTDFRGAVIVGPPSAFADRWARRFNEPLIAFASGWMMVRQRAKQGGVELPLVISDHCDWPELTETIRELAPSEVWVTHGREEALVRWCELAGVPAKPLHLVGYEDEGD; encoded by the coding sequence ATGAAGCCCGATCAGCTCCTCAAGCCGGCGCCCGCCGGTCTTTATTGCCCTGCCGGCGATTTCTACATCGATCCCGTCCGCCCCGTGGCGCGGGCGCTGATCACGCACGGCCACTCGGATCATGCCCGTGCCGGCCACGGTGCCGTGCTGGCGACGCGTGAGACGCTCGACATCATGGCGATCCGTTATGGCGAGGATTTCTGCGGCACCATGCAGGCGGCCGCCTTCGGCGAGCGCATTGATCTCAACGGCGTCACTGTCTCGTTTCATCCGGCGGGCCATGTGCTCGGCTCCGCGCAGATCGCGGTGGAGAAGGATGGCCTGCGCATCGTCGCCTCGGGCGACTACAAGCGCGGTGCGGACCCGACCTGCGTCGCCTACGAGCCTGTCCCCTGCGACGTCTTCATCACCGAGGCGACCTTCGGCCTGCCGGTCTTCCATCATCCGGAACCCAAGGCCGAGATGGGCAAGCTGCTGACCTCGCTGAGGCAGTTTCCCGAGCGCAGCCATCTCGTCGGCGCGTATTCGCTCGGCAAGTCGCAGCGCGTCATCCGCCTGCTGCGCGATTGCGGCTATGACGCGCCGATCTATATCCATGGCTCGCTGGCGCGGCTCTGCGACTATTATGTCAGCCGCGACATCGACCTCGGCGACCTGCGTCCCGCCACATTGGAGAAGGGGGACCCGACGGATTTTCGCGGCGCCGTCATCGTCGGCCCGCCCTCCGCCTTTGCCGATCGCTGGGCACGCCGCTTCAACGAACCGCTCATCGCCTTCGCCTCCGGCTGGATGATGGTGCGCCAGCGCGCCAAGCAGGGCGGCGTCGAACTGCCGCTCGTCATTTCCGACCATTGCGACTGGCCGGAACTCACCGAAACGATCCGCGAACTGGCGCCAAGCGAGGTCTGGGTGACGCACGGCCGCGAGGAGGCGCTGGTGCGCTGGTGCGAGCTAGCCGGCGTGCCGGCCAAGCCGTTGCATCTCGTCGGCTATGAGGATGAAGGGGATTGA
- a CDS encoding MarR family transcriptional regulator, which yields MSDEVLIPYETTLFVRDHCLCLHAQRAARALARRFDDALRPLGLTNGQFSLLMSLNRPAPPPMGPVANLLAMDRTTLTAALKPLERRGLVRVEADPRDRRGRLLRLTEEGRSLLTQAFPIWKETHEKVDAQLSAVDMKALRAGMLAIA from the coding sequence ATGTCTGATGAAGTCCTGATTCCCTACGAAACGACGCTGTTCGTGCGTGACCATTGCCTGTGCCTGCATGCCCAGCGTGCGGCCCGCGCCCTGGCACGCCGCTTCGACGATGCGTTGCGCCCGCTCGGCCTCACCAACGGCCAGTTCTCGCTTTTGATGTCGCTGAACCGCCCCGCACCGCCGCCGATGGGGCCGGTCGCGAACCTGCTCGCCATGGATCGCACCACGCTGACGGCAGCGCTCAAGCCGCTCGAACGCCGTGGCCTCGTGCGCGTAGAGGCCGACCCCCGAGACCGCCGCGGACGCCTCCTGCGCCTGACGGAGGAGGGCCGCAGCCTGCTGACCCAGGCCTTCCCGATCTGGAAGGAAACGCACGAAAAGGTCGATGCCCAGCTTTCTGCCGTCGACATGAAGGCGCTGCGTGCGGGCATGCTGGCGATTGCCTAG
- a CDS encoding VOC family protein, translated as MAIKRMDNVGIVVEDLDATIDFFRELGLELEGRAMIEGEWAGRVTGLGDQHVEIAMMRTPDGHSRLELSRFLRPAVVADHRNAPVNVLGYLRVMFAVDDLDETLERLRPRGAALVGDVVDYEGVYRLCYIRGPEGLLIGLAQELR; from the coding sequence ATGGCGATCAAGCGGATGGACAATGTCGGCATCGTCGTCGAGGACCTCGATGCGACGATCGACTTCTTTCGCGAACTCGGCCTTGAGCTCGAAGGGCGGGCCATGATCGAGGGAGAATGGGCAGGGCGTGTCACGGGACTCGGCGATCAGCATGTCGAGATCGCCATGATGCGGACGCCCGACGGCCATAGCCGGCTTGAGCTCTCCCGCTTTCTGCGGCCGGCCGTCGTCGCCGATCACCGCAACGCCCCGGTCAATGTGCTTGGCTATCTCCGCGTCATGTTCGCCGTGGACGACCTCGACGAGACGCTGGAACGGCTTCGCCCGCGCGGCGCGGCACTCGTCGGCGACGTCGTCGATTACGAAGGCGTCTATCGGCTCTGCTATATCCGTGGCCCCGAAGGGCTTCTCATCGGGCTCGCCCAGGAACTGCGCTGA